Within the Arthrobacter caoxuetaonis genome, the region GTCTCGACCGACAAGCTGGACGGCCTGCTGGACGAATTCGGGCGCACCATCGAGGTCGCCAAGGAGGAGGCCTTCGCCGTCATCGGCAAGGAAATCAACCTCGGCTCCCCGAAGCAGCTCCAGGTAGTGCTCTTTGAGGAACTTGGCCTGCCCAAGACCAAGAAGATCAAGACCGGATACTCCACCGACGCCGATGCGCTCTCGGACCTGATTATCAAGACGAACGGCCATCCGTTCCTGGCCCACCTGCTGGCCTACCGTGACGCCTCCAAGCTCCGGCAGACGGTGGAAGGCCTGCGCAAGTCGGTGTCCGACGACGGCCGGATCCACACCACCTACGCGCAGACCGTTGCCGCGACTGGCCGTCTGTCCTCCATCAACCCCAACCTGCAGAACATCCCGATCCGGTCCGAGGAAGGGCGCCGGATCCGTGAAGTGTTCGTGGTCGGGGAGGGTTATGAAACCCTGCTGACGGCGGACTACTCCCAGGTGGAAATGCGGATCATGGCTCACCTCTCCGGTGACGAAAGCCTGATCCAGGCCTTCCGCGACGGCGAGGACCTGCACCGGTTCGTCGGCTCGCACATTTTCGGGGTTCCCCCGGAAGAGGTCACCAGTGCCATGCGTTCCAAGGTCAAGGCCATGTCCTACGGCCTGGTCTACGGCCTGAGTTCGTTCGGCCTCTCGAAGCAGCTCTCCATCCCGGTCGACGAGGCACGCACGCTGATGCGGGACTACTTCACCCGCTTCGGAGCCGTCCGCGACTACCTGCGCGGCGTCGTCGAGCAGGCGCGCAAGGACGGCTACACCTCCACGATCGAGGGCCGCCGCCGGTACCTGCCGGACCTTGCCAGCACCAACCGGCAGCTGCGCGAAATGTCCGAGCGTGCCGCCCTGAACGCACCGATCCAGGGCTCCGCAGCGGACATCATCAAGAAGGCCATGCTGGGCGTGGACGCAGAATTGAAGAAGCAGGGCCTGAAGACACGTATGCTGCTGCAGGTGCATGACGAACTCGTCCTGGAAGTCGCCCCGGGTGAGCGGGAGGCAGCGGAGAAGCTGGTCCGGGAGCAGATGGCCGGCGCCGCCGACCTCTCCGTACCGCTGGATGTCTCAGTGGGCTGGGGCGCAAGCTGGCACGAGGCAGGGCACTAGGACAAACCAGCCAGGGGGAGACAGATGACGGCGGAAACTGCGGGCACAGCCCTGCGCACGGAACGGTTCGCGGCGGGCCTGTCCCACGCTGACCACCAGCGTGTCGATGAGCGCACCGCGGACTGGCTGCAGGCCGTCAACCTGGGGTTCCACGATCCGGCCTGGAAGCCGGAACAGATGGCTTCCATCGTCGAGGCGTACCGAGCTGACGGGCGCATGCTCACCGGTGTCTATGACGACGCCGCACCGGCGTATGCCTGGAACCCGGCAGCACCCGTGGCGACGTACGCCACCATGTCCAACGGCCTGAATGCCGGCGGCACCCTCCTGCAGGCCCACCAGATCACTTCAGTGACGGTCCGCCCGACCCACCGCCGCCGGGGAATCCTGAACGGCATGATCACTGCGGACCTGCTGCGCGCGGGGGAGGAAGGGTTCGCGGTTGCGGCACTGCTTGCCTCCGAGGCGGTCATTTACGGGCGCTTCGGATTTGGTGCAGCGACGGCCGAGGCCACGGTGGAAGTCGACGCGCGCGGCCGGCTGGAGCTCAAGGTCCCGCCGTCGGGTTCCACAGTGCTCGCCGACGCCCCGAAGATGGAGGAACTGGCCCCGGAGATCTTTTCCCGGCACCTCCATGCAGCCCGGGGCGCGCTGGGACGGCAGGCCGGGTACGCCAAACGGGCGGCAGGGTTGTGGGGAGACGTTCCCGAAGTACAGCAGGATGTGCGGGCCGCCGTGCACTACGACGCCGCGGGGACGCCGGACGGCTACGTCACCTACCGCTTCCTTCCGTGGGAAACCGAACCCCATACCCTCAAGGTCCTGGACCTGGTGGCAGTCGATGACACTGCCCGGCTGGAACTGTGGCGGTATCTGGGTTCCATTGACCTCGTCGAGAAGATCACGGCATCGGCACCGGTGGCGGATCCGCTTCCCTGGGCCCTGGCCGACCGGCGGCGCTATCAGGTCACGGGTGTCGAAGACACCCTGTGGCTGCGTCCGCTGGATCCGGCCGCAATGCTCCGCGCCAGGGGTTTCGAATCCGACGGCACAGTTGTCCTCACGGTCGCTGACCCGCTGGGCATTGCTGCCGGCCGCTGGCTGGTCCAGGTGGACGGGACCGCCGTTACTGTCACCGAGCTCGTTCCAGGGGAAGACGGACCGTCCGGCGTGCCTGCTGTCGAAGCGGATGCGGCGGCCTTTGGTTCCCTGTATCTCGGCGGCGTCAGCGCACAGGTTCTGGCCGTTTCCGGCGGGGTGCGGGGCACGGAGGAGGGCGTTGCAGCCCTGGACCGTCTCTTCGCCGTGGCCCGGCCGCCGTACTGCAGCACCCATTTCTAGCCGGGGGCTACGGGTATTCCGTACGGATTCGGTCGGGTCAGGCAATTCGGGTACTGGTTTTACCAACCGGCTTTGACCTGACTTGGAGGCTGCGGCTAGACTAAACAGGCGCGTTACGCGTGCTGGAGAGGTATTCCGGTCGCCACCGTGCAGCACCAAGATTCATAATTCTGTCCATCTCCGGACAAACAAGCACCGTCTTGAACCTGGTTTCTCCGGGTTGCACGCGAGCCGGTGGGAGCAACATCCGGAATTACATCAACTTCCACATCGGAGTCCCAACTACATGACCATCACCACCACCGAGAAGTCCGGTACCCCGCAGGTCGCCATCAACGACATCGGATCCGCCGAGGACTTCCTCGCCGCCATTGACGCAACGATCAAGTACTTCAACGACGGCGATCTTGTCGAAGGTACCGTCGTCAAGGTTGACCGCGACGAGGTTCTGCTCGACATCGGTTACAAGACCGAGGGTGTCATTCCTTCCCGTGAGCTTTCCATCAAGCACGACGTCGATCCCGGGGACGTTGTCTCCGTGGGCGACCAGGTCGAAGCTTTGGTCCTCACCAAGGAAGACAAAGAAGGCCGTCTGATTCTCTCCAAGAAGCGCGCACAGTACGAGCGTGCCTGGGGCGACATCGAAAAGGTCAAGGAAGAAGACGGCGTCGTTACCGGTACCGTCATCGAGGTTGTCAAGGGTGGTCTTATCCTCGACATCGGGCTGCGCGGCTTCCTGCCCGCATCCCTCGTGGAGATGCGTCGCGTCCGCGACCTGGCTCCGTACATCGGCCAGCAGATCGAAGCCAAGATCATCGAGCTGGACAAGAACCGCAACAACGTGGTCCTGTCCCGCCGTGCATGGCTCGAGCAGACCCAGTCCGAGGTCCGTTCCACGTTCCTCAACAAGCTGGAAAAGGGCCAGGTCCGTCCGGGCGTTGTTTCCTCCATCGTCAACTTCGGTGCTTTCGTGGACCTTGGCGGCGTAGACGGTCTCGTCCACGTTTCCGAGCTGTCCTGGAAGCACATCGACCACCCCTCCGAGGTCGTTGAAGTTGGCCAGGAAGTCACCGTTGAGGTTCTGGAAGTTGACCTCGACCGCGAGCGTGTCTCCCTGTCGCTGAAGGCTACGCAGGAAGATCCGTGGCAGACCTTCGCCCGCACCCACGCCCTGGGCCAGGTTGTGCCGGGCAAGGTCACCAAGCTGGTTCCGTTCGGTGCGTTCGTGCGCGTCGAAGACGGCATCGAAGGCCTGGTCCACATCTCCGAGCTGGCTGTGCGCCACGTTGAACTGGCAGAGCAGGTTGTCTCCGTTGGAGACGAGCTGTTCGTCAAGGTCATCGACATCGACCTCGAGCGCCGCCGCATCTCCCTGTCGCTGAAGCAGGCGAACGAGGGCGTCGACCCCGAGGGCACCGAGTTCGATCCGGCTCTGTACGGCATGGCCGCAGAGTACGACGAAGCCGGCAACTACAAGTACCCGGAGGGCTTCGACCCCGAGTCGAACGAATGGCTCGAAGGCTACGAGACCCAGCGTGCAGCTTGGGAGCAGCAGTACGCTGACGCCCAGGCCCGTTGGGAAGCTCACAAGAAGCAGGTTGCCCAGCACAACTCTGAAGACGTTGCTGCAGCTTCGGACTCCGTTGAGTCCAGCTCCACCAGCTACTCTTCCGAGCCTGCTGCATCCGAGTCCGCTGCCGGCACCCTGGCATCCGACGAGGCTCTTGCGGCACTGCGCGAGAAGCTGACCGGCAACTAATTTCTGTTGCTAAGGCACTAGCTGCCTGAAAAGGCGGGTTTCCACTTCGGTGGGGACCCGCCTTTTGCTTTGCCGGGAGCCGGCATCCGGCTTGGTAGGCTGAACCGTCTTACAGCAGCTACCAGCGGGGGGGAATGAAAATGCAGGCCGGAGATGTGAGCTCAGCCAGCCGCCAGGAACTTGAGGACCAGATCCGCCGGCGAACACAGGCAGCGGCCAGGCTCCTGACACCGGTCCAGGCCGCCAATCTCGTCAACGGAGTCGCCGCGGCGGAACGGGAAGCTGAGTCGTGGGAGGAGATCAAGGCCTCAGAGCAGCTGGAAAGGGACCTTCACGAGCGGTACCCGGAGTACTTTGAGGCAGCAGAGGCCGTACGTGACGGAGAAGCGCGTGCCGACCTGCCCCGGTTCCGCGCCTGGGGCCGGGAACAGCGGCGGCTGGCGCGGGAGGCGGACGGCTGGCTGGCAGGCAACGCTGCCCGGATAAGAACCATTGGCGGCGTCCTGCTTGGGGCGGCCCTGCTGGCCAAACCGTTCGACCTCATCTCGAGTGAAGTGTTCGGCGCTGCCGCCGCCGTTGCGGCCGCACTTCTGGTGCTGGGAACCCAGCTGCTCAAGAAGCGCCGAAGCCCCCTGTGGAACGGTGTCTTCGCCGACCCCAAGATGGCTTCCGCCTACGTGTGGGGGTGCGCCTCACGGGCAGCCGCAACAGCCCTGATCAGGACGCGTGAGCCTGATGCCGGTGCATGGGAGACCAATATGCTCCAGATTGAGGCCATGTGGGACCGCCGGACCTGCCGCAGTGAGCTCTTTGCCGAGGAAGACTACAGCGGCATCCGCTACACGTCCGCCTAGCTGTGTGACCAGAGAAGCTAGGCGGACTCCCGCACCACGAGGGACGTGGGCAGCCGGCAGACCCTTTCCGCCGCGCGGCCCTCGATGAGTTCCACCAGCATGCGGGCCATCTTTTCGCCGAGTTCAGCGATGGGGTGGTGAACCGTGGTGAGCGCGGGGGAGACGCGGGTGGCAAACTCGTCGTCGTCGAAACCTACGACGGCGATGTCTTCCGGGATCCTCAAACCGCGTTCCTTCAGGACGGCATGCGCTCCTGCGGCCATCTGGTCATTGGCCGCAAACAGTCCGTCAATGGGCTTGCCCCGATCCAGCAGGCGCCGCATGGCA harbors:
- a CDS encoding GNAT family N-acetyltransferase is translated as MTAETAGTALRTERFAAGLSHADHQRVDERTADWLQAVNLGFHDPAWKPEQMASIVEAYRADGRMLTGVYDDAAPAYAWNPAAPVATYATMSNGLNAGGTLLQAHQITSVTVRPTHRRRGILNGMITADLLRAGEEGFAVAALLASEAVIYGRFGFGAATAEATVEVDARGRLELKVPPSGSTVLADAPKMEELAPEIFSRHLHAARGALGRQAGYAKRAAGLWGDVPEVQQDVRAAVHYDAAGTPDGYVTYRFLPWETEPHTLKVLDLVAVDDTARLELWRYLGSIDLVEKITASAPVADPLPWALADRRRYQVTGVEDTLWLRPLDPAAMLRARGFESDGTVVLTVADPLGIAAGRWLVQVDGTAVTVTELVPGEDGPSGVPAVEADAAAFGSLYLGGVSAQVLAVSGGVRGTEEGVAALDRLFAVARPPYCSTHF
- the rpsA gene encoding 30S ribosomal protein S1, giving the protein MTITTTEKSGTPQVAINDIGSAEDFLAAIDATIKYFNDGDLVEGTVVKVDRDEVLLDIGYKTEGVIPSRELSIKHDVDPGDVVSVGDQVEALVLTKEDKEGRLILSKKRAQYERAWGDIEKVKEEDGVVTGTVIEVVKGGLILDIGLRGFLPASLVEMRRVRDLAPYIGQQIEAKIIELDKNRNNVVLSRRAWLEQTQSEVRSTFLNKLEKGQVRPGVVSSIVNFGAFVDLGGVDGLVHVSELSWKHIDHPSEVVEVGQEVTVEVLEVDLDRERVSLSLKATQEDPWQTFARTHALGQVVPGKVTKLVPFGAFVRVEDGIEGLVHISELAVRHVELAEQVVSVGDELFVKVIDIDLERRRISLSLKQANEGVDPEGTEFDPALYGMAAEYDEAGNYKYPEGFDPESNEWLEGYETQRAAWEQQYADAQARWEAHKKQVAQHNSEDVAAASDSVESSSTSYSSEPAASESAAGTLASDEALAALREKLTGN